From the Bdellovibrio reynosensis genome, one window contains:
- a CDS encoding substrate-binding domain-containing protein translates to MRKSNISLLILLLFFNVTSFAKTLEVPILYWSMKIGGQVAMRKGFEEEIEAYNKKNPTNQIKLIPYVAGEGRPGILKQIGQFEDAIKKKPAAIVIQPTDNSTLTKGLQKANSLNIPIFLYDQYILDGKITSYVTSDNYQAGWDNGQYIDSLFPKGKEIRLVVFEYPPVSSTTERVDGFFDALREKGRKFVVLKRYNAVDPGSGAIAVKQFLQDFPEKASVDAFFTVNDGGGLTIIKTLWEKGRREMRYATVDGDPESVENIKAKKTDIDSAQFCAEMGRESARKLIAHFNNEKFPQKYFIPTFPITEKTLKDYPGWMGRPIASVAAAAKSEAKIEEKKSMLPSFKSSSQEILTLKIGVAPHCPYLCEKGPGVWGGYLYDILKDLSRMHNFNLEIVSLPNSRLVSALQTRQVSYIIVPAYLVRYLDNVRIADTKLGVSFTGALFAKGVKLDIVDKESLAKRKIVFADLGQESDLNLPAADFSKAMKLTGADVADRMIKMILDHRVDLALGDYNVIRYTIAKTPQLNVQLQPTSMSGFNSLALVSHPKSADFGNLPAHLSVWFDNARQTGKLDKILKSYNLTDWDIFNR, encoded by the coding sequence ATGAGAAAATCGAATATTTCCCTACTAATCTTGTTATTGTTTTTTAACGTTACTTCTTTTGCAAAAACATTAGAAGTGCCGATTCTTTATTGGAGTATGAAGATCGGTGGCCAAGTAGCCATGCGTAAAGGTTTTGAAGAAGAGATTGAAGCTTACAACAAAAAAAATCCGACAAATCAAATCAAACTGATTCCGTACGTTGCTGGGGAAGGTCGTCCCGGCATCTTAAAACAAATCGGTCAGTTTGAAGATGCGATTAAGAAAAAACCGGCGGCGATTGTCATTCAGCCGACTGATAATTCAACTTTGACTAAGGGTTTGCAAAAAGCAAACTCGCTGAACATTCCTATTTTTCTTTATGACCAATACATCTTGGATGGAAAAATCACTTCCTATGTAACAAGTGATAACTACCAAGCCGGTTGGGACAATGGCCAGTACATTGATAGCTTGTTCCCAAAGGGGAAAGAAATTCGTTTGGTGGTGTTTGAATATCCACCAGTGTCGTCAACAACAGAGCGTGTTGATGGATTCTTTGATGCTCTTCGCGAAAAGGGTCGTAAGTTTGTGGTTCTTAAGCGCTACAATGCGGTGGATCCTGGTTCGGGTGCGATCGCTGTTAAACAATTCCTTCAAGACTTCCCAGAAAAAGCCAGTGTCGATGCTTTCTTCACCGTGAATGACGGCGGTGGTTTGACGATCATTAAAACTCTTTGGGAAAAAGGCCGTCGTGAAATGCGTTACGCAACCGTCGATGGCGATCCAGAATCTGTTGAAAATATCAAAGCAAAGAAAACCGATATTGATTCTGCCCAGTTCTGTGCAGAGATGGGCCGTGAAAGTGCGCGTAAGTTGATTGCGCATTTTAATAACGAAAAATTCCCGCAAAAATATTTTATTCCGACGTTCCCAATCACTGAAAAAACATTGAAGGATTATCCAGGTTGGATGGGTCGTCCTATTGCTTCTGTCGCGGCAGCGGCGAAAAGCGAAGCCAAAATTGAAGAAAAGAAAAGCATGCTGCCTTCGTTTAAGTCTTCTAGTCAGGAAATCCTGACTTTAAAGATTGGTGTGGCTCCGCACTGTCCATATCTGTGCGAAAAGGGCCCTGGCGTTTGGGGTGGATATCTTTACGATATTCTTAAAGACCTTTCGCGCATGCATAACTTCAACCTTGAAATTGTTAGCCTTCCGAATTCTCGTCTGGTATCAGCACTGCAAACTCGCCAAGTAAGCTACATCATCGTTCCAGCGTACTTGGTTCGTTATCTAGACAACGTTCGTATCGCTGATACGAAATTGGGCGTGAGCTTTACAGGGGCTTTATTCGCTAAAGGGGTGAAGCTTGATATCGTTGATAAAGAATCTTTGGCGAAACGAAAAATCGTGTTTGCGGACTTAGGTCAAGAAAGTGACTTAAATCTTCCAGCAGCGGATTTTTCTAAAGCTATGAAGTTAACCGGTGCTGACGTTGCGGATCGAATGATTAAGATGATTTTAGATCACCGCGTGGATTTGGCATTGGGTGATTACAACGTTATTCGTTACACCATCGCGAAGACTCCACAACTCAACGTTCAATTGCAACCGACTTCAATGTCTGGATTTAATTCTTTGGCATTAGTCAGTCACCCGAAGAGCGCTGATTTTGGAAATCTGCCGGCGCATCTTAGTGTGTGGTTCGATAACGCCCGTCAAACCGGGAAGCTTGATAAAATTTTAAAAAGTTACAACTTAACTGATTGGGATATCTTCAACCGCTAG
- a CDS encoding substrate-binding domain-containing protein has protein sequence MKMLRLFSLLIMLFAAAEGMAKDFNVSVLYWSMKIEGQVIMRKGFEEVINAYNASSKGKNKIILTRYIAGEGREGLLKQISQIESAVQSRPDAIVIQPSDVSTLTKYAQEANTLNIPLFVYDQYVLNAKMTSYVTSDNYQAGWDNGIYIDSLFPAGQEIKIVVVEYFRVSATVERVDGFFDALRSKGRKFQVVGRYEAVEPESGKKAGKQILKDFPKKNSFDVLFTNNDGGGLSVVKELWDKGRKEIRQATIDGDPASVENIKNKRITVIDSAQFCAELGREIARKVIAYLNKEPFTQRHYIPTYPITEKTLKDYPGWMGRPIAPAREKSLIDEIKKVPPSKLSAKEQSVVKVGLTAICPYLCEQGPGVWGGYVHDILSEVAKKNNFKLEIKSLPQDQLLSALKNREVNYIIAPLSMVRFLPDLRITGPRLGMISTGALFTPGVKVRLIDKESLSDKRIVFAHVGYETELDLQPTEFQKAMKITGRDVADRMMKMIGDRRVDLALGDYNVLRYTLLRRQLMTLEVQPTSLSGYNALMLVAHPKEPDFGHLPSHIDNWFESNRQGGKLEKVLKKYNLKDWDIFSH, from the coding sequence ATGAAAATGCTAAGATTATTTTCATTGCTGATCATGCTTTTCGCCGCAGCGGAGGGTATGGCCAAAGATTTTAATGTTTCAGTTCTATATTGGAGCATGAAAATCGAAGGCCAGGTGATCATGCGTAAAGGTTTTGAAGAGGTTATCAATGCGTATAACGCTTCAAGCAAAGGTAAAAACAAAATTATTCTAACTCGCTATATTGCGGGCGAAGGCCGTGAAGGTTTACTGAAACAGATTTCACAAATTGAGTCTGCGGTTCAATCTCGTCCTGATGCTATCGTTATTCAGCCCTCTGATGTATCTACGCTGACAAAATATGCGCAAGAGGCGAATACTTTAAATATTCCACTTTTTGTCTATGACCAATATGTCCTGAATGCAAAAATGACGTCCTATGTGACCAGCGATAACTATCAAGCAGGTTGGGATAATGGTATTTACATCGACAGTTTGTTCCCTGCAGGTCAGGAAATTAAAATCGTCGTTGTTGAATACTTCCGTGTTTCTGCGACCGTCGAGCGTGTGGATGGTTTCTTTGATGCTCTTCGCAGCAAGGGGCGTAAGTTCCAAGTTGTGGGTCGCTATGAAGCTGTTGAACCTGAAAGCGGTAAGAAAGCAGGTAAGCAAATCTTAAAAGATTTCCCTAAGAAGAATAGCTTTGATGTTCTGTTCACCAATAACGATGGTGGCGGGCTTAGTGTTGTAAAAGAACTTTGGGATAAAGGTAGAAAAGAAATTCGCCAAGCCACGATTGATGGCGATCCAGCTTCGGTAGAGAATATTAAAAACAAACGCATTACCGTGATTGATTCTGCTCAGTTCTGTGCAGAATTAGGTCGTGAGATCGCGCGCAAGGTGATTGCTTATTTGAATAAAGAGCCGTTCACTCAACGCCATTATATTCCGACTTATCCGATCACGGAAAAGACTTTGAAAGATTATCCGGGATGGATGGGTAGACCCATAGCCCCTGCTCGCGAAAAATCTTTGATCGATGAAATTAAAAAAGTTCCACCGTCAAAACTTTCAGCCAAAGAGCAATCTGTTGTGAAGGTGGGATTGACTGCCATTTGCCCTTACCTATGTGAACAAGGTCCGGGCGTTTGGGGCGGATACGTTCATGACATTTTGAGTGAAGTTGCCAAGAAGAATAACTTTAAATTAGAAATTAAAAGTCTTCCACAAGATCAGCTTTTAAGCGCGCTTAAGAACCGCGAAGTGAATTACATTATAGCTCCGCTTTCGATGGTGCGTTTCCTGCCTGATTTGCGGATCACGGGGCCTCGTTTAGGGATGATCTCAACCGGGGCGCTATTTACTCCTGGAGTAAAAGTGCGCTTGATTGATAAAGAATCTTTAAGTGATAAGCGGATCGTTTTTGCTCACGTGGGTTATGAAACAGAACTAGATCTGCAGCCTACCGAATTTCAGAAGGCGATGAAAATCACCGGTCGTGACGTTGCTGATCGTATGATGAAGATGATTGGCGACCGTCGTGTTGACTTGGCACTGGGTGATTATAATGTACTTCGCTATACGCTTTTACGTCGCCAACTGATGACGTTAGAGGTTCAGCCTACTTCCTTGTCCGGGTATAATGCCTTGATGCTTGTGGCGCATCCTAAAGAGCCTGATTTTGGTCACTTGCCTAGTCATATCGACAACTGGTTTGAGTCTAATCGCCAGGGCGGGAAGCTTGAAAAGGTCCTTAAGAAGTACAATCTGAAGGATTGGGATATATTCAGTCACTAA
- the ttcA gene encoding tRNA 2-thiocytidine(32) synthetase TtcA: MTSVVDFNHPLAIKIRKQIVQALNDFNMIENGDKVMVCVSGGKDSSVLLALLTEIQRRSERNFQIEAAILDQKQPGFDATKFKTWIESLGVKLHVIEKDTYSIVKEKVQGTTYCSLCSRLRRAILYDYAHDRGFTKLALGHHRDDVVHTALLNLFYVGTMGAMPAKLRSDDERNILLRPLTYVSERDIEELAAAWNFPIIPCNLCGSQDGLKRVRVKKLVRDLEKEIPNIYASIQTALGNIKPSQLMDQELFDFKNLKAVSASDQKSAEPTEPTEAALLEDSKV, from the coding sequence ATGACATCGGTTGTAGATTTTAATCATCCCTTAGCAATAAAAATCAGAAAGCAAATCGTCCAAGCCCTTAACGATTTTAACATGATCGAAAACGGCGACAAGGTCATGGTTTGCGTTTCTGGAGGCAAAGACTCTAGCGTTTTATTGGCTTTACTAACAGAAATCCAAAGGCGTTCAGAAAGAAATTTCCAAATCGAAGCCGCCATCCTAGATCAAAAACAACCCGGTTTTGATGCGACAAAATTCAAAACATGGATTGAAAGCCTAGGAGTCAAACTTCACGTCATCGAAAAAGACACTTACTCAATCGTTAAAGAAAAAGTCCAAGGCACAACATATTGCTCACTTTGTTCAAGACTTAGAAGAGCCATTCTTTACGATTATGCCCACGACCGCGGCTTCACAAAACTAGCTTTAGGCCACCATCGTGATGACGTAGTACATACGGCGCTGCTAAACTTATTCTATGTAGGCACAATGGGCGCAATGCCAGCCAAACTAAGAAGCGACGACGAAAGAAATATTCTATTACGTCCGCTAACTTATGTATCTGAAAGAGACATCGAAGAATTAGCAGCAGCCTGGAATTTCCCAATCATCCCGTGCAACCTGTGCGGTTCACAAGATGGCTTAAAACGTGTAAGAGTTAAAAAACTAGTGCGCGACTTAGAAAAAGAAATTCCAAACATTTATGCTTCAATCCAAACAGCGCTTGGAAACATCAAACCAAGCCAACTTATGGACCAAGAACTTTTCGATTTCAAAAATCTAAAAGCAGTATCAGCATCAGATCAAAAGTCCGCTGAACCAACAGAGCCAACTGAAGCAGCTCTACTAGAAGACTCGAAAGTATAA